From one Leptospiraceae bacterium genomic stretch:
- a CDS encoding caspase family protein yields the protein MWKSLILILIISLSLYAQETNPKQTKKYNIKTKGFKLTEIDEEGTPINVGKRYALIIGINDYNDSTISDLSKARNDAKAMGKILKELGQFDQVFVMTDDILKNDSNHLYPTKLNIEEKVESILRFITPEDMIVLYFSGHGISDFDENGYLLTVDTVADKKFTTSLKIDWIVKKFQEKKIKKSLLILDACRDILYTSKSAVRDSIREKVYTEAEVAATFYSTKSGYFSYEDDESDYGVFTKNLIYGMEGKADENGDGVVSFGELQIFVEKAVRQWSLNKNKQQKPYTKIYGERTGDLAITVAAKPPVSLVDKKVEEDISRFPYIWRSAVLPGWGQTKNGNSIRGSVYMISFLGLVVGSYSQHQRYLKSMNSYQDLALPSLLFLSTPANNFGILYMANVAYFNNIDKAIKTHADLSNQMEFGALFIWTISLVDVILSKPISDQSHIYKDTSTSWKADMKTIPTYNRGIESFYSLTLDKKF from the coding sequence ATGTGGAAAAGTCTTATTCTAATTCTAATAATATCACTCAGTCTTTACGCACAGGAAACGAATCCAAAACAAACTAAAAAATATAATATCAAAACCAAAGGATTCAAATTAACGGAAATAGATGAAGAAGGAACTCCAATCAATGTAGGGAAGAGATATGCACTTATAATAGGAATCAATGATTATAATGATTCTACAATCTCGGATTTGTCCAAAGCAAGAAATGATGCAAAAGCAATGGGAAAGATTTTGAAAGAGCTCGGACAGTTCGATCAAGTTTTTGTCATGACAGATGACATTCTTAAAAATGACTCAAACCATTTGTATCCGACAAAACTAAATATTGAAGAGAAAGTAGAAAGCATTTTAAGATTCATCACTCCTGAGGATATGATTGTATTGTATTTTTCCGGTCATGGCATATCCGATTTTGATGAGAACGGATATTTATTAACAGTAGATACAGTTGCAGATAAAAAATTTACCACCTCGCTAAAAATTGATTGGATTGTCAAAAAATTTCAAGAGAAGAAAATCAAAAAATCCCTTTTAATATTAGATGCTTGTAGAGATATTTTGTATACATCCAAAAGCGCCGTAAGAGATAGCATTCGCGAAAAAGTATATACGGAAGCGGAAGTGGCTGCTACATTCTATTCCACAAAGTCAGGGTATTTTAGCTACGAAGATGACGAATCAGATTACGGTGTATTTACCAAAAATTTAATTTATGGTATGGAAGGAAAAGCAGATGAGAATGGAGACGGAGTAGTTTCCTTCGGAGAATTGCAAATATTTGTAGAAAAAGCCGTGCGACAATGGTCACTCAATAAGAATAAACAACAGAAGCCGTATACTAAAATATATGGAGAAAGAACGGGAGATCTGGCAATTACGGTAGCGGCAAAGCCACCGGTAAGCCTTGTCGATAAAAAAGTAGAAGAAGATATTTCTCGCTTCCCTTATATTTGGAGATCGGCTGTCTTACCCGGATGGGGACAGACGAAGAATGGAAATTCGATTCGGGGATCGGTTTATATGATCAGTTTTCTAGGACTAGTAGTCGGCTCCTATTCTCAACACCAACGATATCTAAAATCCATGAACTCATACCAGGATCTCGCTTTGCCTTCCCTATTATTTTTGAGCACTCCTGCAAATAATTTTGGTATACTCTATATGGCGAATGTTGCCTATTTTAATAATATTGATAAAGCAATTAAAACCCATGCGGATTTGAGTAACCAGATGGAATTCGGTGCTCTATTCATTTGGACAATTTCATTAGTTGATGTAATTTTAAGTAAACCAATTTCGGATCAATCCCATATATACAAAGATACTTCTACGAGTTGGAAAGCGGATATGAAAACAATCCCAACTTACAATAGAGGCATTGAATCATTCTATTCATTAACTCTGGACAAAAAATTTTAG